In the genome of Bufo bufo chromosome 9, aBufBuf1.1, whole genome shotgun sequence, the window tattactgtgagggcctAAGTGGAATCTGCAGCACAATAGGCCTATGGGAAAGGATATTACTAGTACTACTCACTGTGAATATTCCACCtaggcccccacaatgatcctccATTATTAATCCTGGTCCAGTCATGACACCTGAGGCTGAGCTGACCTGTTTGTTCCAGTCCACCACCTATTTGGGCTCCCAGTTACTCTAACCTGGAGGCAATTGGCAAAGACACCCATTTTCCCCATAAAAATTATCCCTCTGGGCAGCAAGCCCGGGTCGTAACTGAAGAAATACCTCTCTGAGCAGTACTAGCGGTGCACTCCACTCCCTAACTGGTCTGAGTGGTGCAGGCACTGTTTACTGCACTTTATTAAAATTATGCCTCAGTCGCTGAGGCCAGAGCCTCAGGGGGACTTGAACTTGGTCAGTGACTGTCAGTCACACTTTAGTCACTGTCACTCACACACTCAGGCTGCACACTTGAGTCCTGAAGCGGcatccatcttcttcttcttgctccgCAGTGTCTTTCCCGCCTAGAAGGTGGGCGGTGCCGGAGCCAGTGACTAGTTAGGACTGGAGTGCCGCCACTGCCGTGTGTGCCCTGGTGATTCATCGAGGCGCGCACCTTTGGCTGAAACCACTCATCACTCCAGCTGACTGGCTGTGCAGTGCAGTCTGCGGTTATCAGCATTAAAAGTTAGTTCACATTGGCGCCGGTGGCCAGCGCCACCCTGCAGTCTGGCGCCCAGGGCAATAGCCCCCCCCGGCcctcccacgctacgccactgccagtatggcacataacaggtagtatttagggttaggttcccgtcttagggctctttcacacttgcgttgtccggatccggcgtgaactccatttgccggaattacacgctggatccggaaaaacgcaagtgaactgaaagcatttgaagacggatccgtcttcaaaatgcgttcagtgttactatggcagccaggacgctattaaagtcctggttgccatagtagtagtggggagcggtatacttaccgtccgtgcggctcccggggcgctccagaatgacgtcagcgcgccccatgcgcatggatgacgtgtccatgcgatcacgtcatccatgcgcgtggggcgccctgacgtcactctgaagcgccccgggagccgcacggactgtaagtatactgctcccccgctccccactacactttaccagaaaaagctaaacgtcggatccggtaatgcgctgaaacgacgtttagcttaaggccggatccggattaatgcctttcaatgggcattaattccggatccggccttgcggcaagtgttcaggatttttggccggagcaaaaagcgcagcatgctgcggtattttctccggccaaaaaacgttccggtccagaactgaagacatcctgatgcatcctgaacggatttctctccattcagaatgcattaggataaaactgatcaggattcttccggcatagagccccgacgacggaactctatgccggaagaaaagaacgcaagtgtgaaagagcccttacagagatcgccttgatgtttggcagatgggcccaaatgattttgtataaaatgtatttgcgaagaatctcaaatttacaagaTAAGCGTAgccttagcaccagaatattttctgtaactatggcattattgtactttatttgtgtttgcattgtgtttttttttctttgtgtttctttgGTTTTTCAAATGCGCAGCATGTTGGAGCTCTTACCgtttttttctgccattttcACATCGTCTTCTCTAATGGTGGAAAAAATGCAGTGAAAAAAACACTAGTGGTAAGGACacaagtgacaaaaaaaagttttaaaaaagtggaaaaaatagaGAATATTCACACGTGAGCACCCTTAGGACtgattttgccgcagatctcactcTTCTATTGCAAAGGATGAAGAACCACGCAAACTAttcacatgctgcggatttcaaaatctgcacagaagaaaaaagcaaagtgtacatgagatttgtctacactttgctggtactgtattacgctgcggAAAAACTGACActtaaaaactggtgtaaaagtgtTGAGAAAGGACCCCCAATGTGTCCTGGAGGCCCTACAGAGTTTTGTCCCACCCAGGTTTCCAGGGATACAGTAGCGCAGAGTGCAGACTACTGCCATCAGCACAATACACATGTTTAATGGACTTGCTACAGGAATGAATGACACCCATGCTTACATGCACTGGTTGCTTGCACCCTGTTTACTGCCAGCTGTGTTTAGGCTACCCTGTGACCTTCACTCTTATGCCAGACAAGCTGTCTCAGCAAACTTCTAATAATCAACACCAACGGGCACACGCCGtccatttaaccctttcactgccaTGCGCTGCCCatataaaaaaatctgattaaatGAAGTCATCAAAACGTCCTTAGTGGAAAGTAGCTTTATTGTCTGGTGATCTCACATGGAGGTCAGCTCCACAACCAGTACATTAATGCTTTACTACCTACAGGCACACTTACAAGCTGCCACAACTGGGTAAGGTACCAGTCTCCACATGCAGTTCTGTGATGCCCAGCCTTTGCCAGCatcctgcatccagcagtgccatgCCAATAACTTAATCTGAGTAAGCTGCGCCTGGCGGCACTCCATCCCTGGTGGCCAGGAGCATGCAGTATTACGCTCATCACAGTCAGTGTGCCTCACCCATCGTGGCCAAAAGACAGGACCCAGATCTACCCATGTGGACGTTAGCTTACAGCTAGCACGCTGCACCAACCACTGACGAAGTTCACTAAGCACAACATGGCTACTGTTAGCTGACAGTTCTGCAGGCAGTTTCAGTGaagcaaagtcaatgttttgagcCTCCTGGGTAAGTTTCTTGCGGTAGCGACTGGCACCATCAAAAAGATCCTGGCTGAATGCAGATGAGTGGCTGGTGGTGTCATTTTCTACAGGGTTCTCAACAGACATCCAGAATGGATCAAAGGAGGATCCCAGTATTCGCAGAAGACGGGGGATCTTCAAATGCTTGGGTTTTGGAGAATAGTGGTAATCCAGTGGTGACCGGGAGAGGCTGTATGGACGCGTGCCAGAGGAGATTCTTCGTTGCAGAGTACCCATTACAGCGTCCGCTTGGGTCTCATGAAAACTCTTGGTTTTAGCTGTATTGCCTGAGTAAACTGGAGACCACAGGATTCCAAGAGGCATTAACCAGATGAAGAGCATGTACTTTTCCATAGATCCCATTTGCTGATCATATGAGTATATATTGAACTCCGCTCTTTCTCGTCTTCTCCCTCGTATGTGAGCCTCTGTTCTTAACACTGCATACTGCTTACCATCCCCTCTTTTCACTTTTATCTACCTCCTTTCACTTATCTTCTGCGGTCTGTCTGACCCTGGCACTCCCTTTGGCACTAATGTTCTGCTCCTTATAATACTTATTTCAAATGACTCCCACTCTGACTCCCCCTCCACCCATTCTGTTATAATGAAGGGGATCTGGAGTATCATAAAGTGGTAGAAGTGTGAATTACGGTATGTATTGTTGGGAAACTATACAGTGAAGTAATATAATGGTATGTTCACATGTTGAGGATTTCACATGGATTCTGGCACAGATTCTGGAAGCTTCCCTTGGACAGATCATTCAGGTGCATTATTCCGTCTGGTATAAAAACCTCACAAACCCTATATAAATCAATCTAATGGGGGTTTAGCCTGGTTATGGAGGAGTAGAGATGCACTTCAGCTCAGCTCCTGTCCCTGGACCCAAACAGAGACCCTTTACCACATCACAACTGCACAGAACataagtggcaaaagaaaagGAGTGCCCAGATACCTGTCAGCCagatggagatctcaaactcacaAGGCATTGGGTGTTTCCTCACTCAGTGCTCGCCATGGGTTTCATCTCCAATGGCAGCCATACCGTGTATGCCGCACATGGCCCAGACCATGTTAAACATGGAAACACCACTGTTATGGAGACAAGTGAGTAGGGTGAAGGTGACTGGGGGGTTCCTCTTTGTGTAACTCTGTGCACCAGTACTCAACTCTCCAACTCCCATGCTACTCTTGACTTCGCTACCAGGTACCCCTTCTCCTGAAGAGCGTGCTCCTCCATGCCCTATCTTAGAAACCCCTGCCCTTTTGGAATTATGGGGTCTCCATGCACATGTTAAAGCCATCCTGACATGAGACGACAAGAACTAGATCTCCAGGCGATGGTGCTGTGactgtcactgttaaggaggtgcacctttgtggatatcactgttaaggggacgaggtgatgtggaggtcacagttaaggatgAGGGGTACTGTAGTGCTCACTTTTAAGGGGgcagagcactgtggaggtcactgttaagggcgcagggcactgtggaggtcactgttaaggggatgggacactgtggaggtcactgttaagggggtgggttgctgtggaggtcactgttaagggggtgggcggctgcagaggtcactgtaaaggggatGGGCGCTGTGCAGGTCACacttaagggggcagggtactgtagcaGTTACTGGTAAGGGGGCAGGTCACTgtcgatgttactgttaagggggggccTCTGTGGTGGTCACTTAAAAGGgagcagggcactgtggatgtcactgttatgggggcactgtggatatctttgaaccacatacacaaacattaaataaaatagtctAAATATAACCGTGCAAAGCCGGGGCATCCTGCTAGTCTGTTATATATATCTTTCTTTCTGTTCTTTATGCACAGCTAAATGACTGGACCGATTTGCACCAattttggcacataggtacatcagatgtccgggaaggttttcgtAAAGGTCTTAACTCTCTAGGACGGTAATCCAAGAAAAAGCAATAGTCGAGGCTCACCTGGTCCCAGTTTGAAGTGGAGGCACGGATATTCGCCAGGAACTCAGCGATAgtggaaatataagtgaaaaaggAGATCCATCTTCCAATCAACCATATAAATGCTTTAATGAAAAACATTCTAAAATCCAGACATGTACATCAGGTCTACGCATTTCAGATCAGCAAAttcagatccttactcatgacaacatgATGGTGTGAGACACTGGCCTTAAATAAGGGGCAAGTCAAACATATCAGGTGGACACAATCAACACATGGCTCCACCTGTAACACATAAAAACATATgctaaaaatagaaagaaaaagaagaaaatcttcaAGGGAAACAAAAAAGTACCACGGTCAGTAATGCAATATGAGATCGTGCCTACGATTCAGACCCGTTGGTACACAAGTACCCATGGTAAAGATCCAGTAGGATTCTCTATTTAAAAGAACTCTCCTATGATCACCTCCACGTTTGGGAAATTTAACCCGTTCCACCCCCTGCACCACAAGACTACTGGTATCACCTGCATGACAAGCCGCATAGTGTGAACTGACCGCAGAAACATTCCTGGTCGGCGCGTTTTTCATTAAAGCATTTATATGGTTGATTGGAAGCTGGATCTCCTTTTTCACTTATAACTCTCTAGGACGCACCATTCTTGACATATTCCCAAATAATGTATTAACCAATAGGAGCTGGCAGGCTTTACTcatatcctaactgccatacacacagtcacatgacccataTTTGCCAATAGAAGCTCCCAGATCCTTCTGCcttgacatacacacagttttacaccaggtttccataacaactcagccatttttcttcacttatTAGTtaaaggttactgttaagggggtgtagtgctgtggaggtcactgttaaggggacagggtgctgtggaggtcactgttaagctaAGCGGATGggccactgtagaggtcactgctcAGGGGGAAAGCTgccgtggaggtcacttttaacggggcgggtgctgtggaggtcacttttaaccccttaaggacacatgacgtaccggtacggcatgtttcccgagtccttaaggacacatgacgtaccggtacgtcatggctttaaatagcgatgccggcgccgcgggggttaatcggaacgggatgccggctgaaatcattcagccggcatcctgtaacaatgcaggggggggtcatttgacccccccgcatcgacgatcgcagaaaaccgcaggtcaattcagacctgcggttttctgcgtttccggtccattcgggtgtcctgtgacccgatgaaccggaaaaagactgcgatcggtggcgtaattatacaccacctatcgcagtccgaggatttggagaggcggtgctggccctggtgctgaatgccgctgtccagggtgctgattggtgcaggggagagaggcgcgagattcaaacttcctgcgctcctctctcccctcctcttcctgtccagcaccctgaccgtgcagcatcgtccagcaccagctcctgtgtccccctaatcgccatccatcaccctcctgcacccatcgccacccaggtaggttagggtcagtgagggagaggcaccgttaggcagggaaagaagggaaaagttaaaaaaaaaaaaaaagcacatttattctaaacttttttgtttcagctttcagaccccagaccccccctgccacttgcccccccgcatcccccccaccaccagccccccccccccaccagcccccccaatccacccaccaacccccccccccccccaccagacccttcccccaccaccacttttttttttttctgcgtgcgctgactgtccggcactcttagcgtccggccactgttagcgcatcgctagccccaccaccccaccgaccgctgatcagcgttgaaccgctgatcagcaagtttgaactttttttttttttttttttctaacatttgcccattttttttgcctggactttttagtacgtgaacacccgtgcccccacacacacgcacatagaataaaggtttacacgcacgcacatacacacgcacacacacacacccatggcccgccggatgttctcggtggaggaggcatacgcccagattgcctccgactccgagagccccagtgaggatgaggatgaccccacgttccttttgtcatccgcatcctcctcctcatcatcggatgacgatgagccaccaaggcagcggagagccaggggccccacatgctagggatcctgtggcccaccctagtacgagccgccctggggttcgtactggtttcccggcccaccaaataagcccatcggagccccctgccgatgaacttagctggtgtcccccagtggactttgagcccgagattccggattttgctggcaatccaggaatccagattcccacagtggggtttactgaaatggacttttttagtttttttttcagtaacccactggtgaatctgatggtggagcagacgaatctgtacgcccaacagttcgtcgctcaaaacccgggctcatttttggctagacccggtggctggacgccggtcagtgcagccgagatgaggacattttggggcctcgtgctgcatatgggtctagtgcaaaaacccagtgtcaggcaatactggagtggggacatactctaccagaccccactgtacagtacggccatgaaacgctcccggtttgaggccatccggaaatgtctgcattattccgataatgcagcatgtcccccccgaagtgatcctgcctatgaccggctgtacaagatacgaccggtcatcaatcactttggggccaaattcatggaggcctacgtacctggaagggaggtcgcggttgatgagtctctcgttgcgttcaaggggagactcagtttccgccaatacattcccacaaagcgggcgaggtatggcgtgaagctatacaaaatttgtgagagtacctcagggtacacttacaaatttcgtgtgtacgaggggcgagattcccggattcaaccaccagaatgtccccccactctgggtgttaccgggaaactcgtgtgggaccttatgtacccactgctggataagggttaccacttgtacgtggacaacttttataccagcattcccttgttcaggtcccttgccgccagatccacgttcgcttgtgggaccgtgcggaaaaatcaacgcggcctccctgcccaccccctccaggtacccatccccaggggtgagacccgtgcccttaccagtggaagcctgttgctggtcaggtataaggacaagagggatgtccttatgctgtccacaatccacggtaacagcaccacccccgtctctgtgcgaggtaccgcggcaacggtcctcaagcccgattgtatcgtcgcctacaatcggtatatgggaggagttgatctctctgatcaagtcctcaagccatataatgccatgcgcaaaacccgggcatggtacaaaaaagttgcggtctacttggtacaggttgccatgtacaactcttttgtactatcccgaagcgctggcagcacagggacattcctccagttctatgaggcagtcctcaaagacctgatcttttcggaccgggaaagagcaggccggagtacctcgggaactggaggcgcccggatcgtccctggccaacactttccaggtgtggtcccccatactggaaagaagggacgaacccaaaaaagatgcagagtgtgtcacaagagggggatacggaaggacaccaccactcagtgtgacacgtgccccgatcatccgggcctctgcattatcgattgcttcagggagtatcacacttccatggagtactaaatttttataatccccaacagtccactagagaacataaaaaactatgtctctcagactttggagacacagaaacaatttttctttccccaaaaaatattagttttagtgcaggcatcctcaaactgcggccctccagatgttgtaaaactataactcccagcatgcccagacaacctacagccatcagcagggcatggtgggaattgtagttttacaacatctggagggccgcagttttagaatgcctgcttagtgtctccaaagtctgagagccatacatattgggcatcgtcgcgtgcgtaaaagtcgtcgctataaaaattacttttgaccaaacgcctcggatgaacggtgttaaaaatataaaataaaaacggtgccaaaacacctatttttgggcaaaatttcaatttgaatccattttgccggtaataaagcaacggttaacagccaaacaaaactaaatatttattgtcccgattctgtagtttgcagaaacaccccatatgtggtcgtaaatggctatatagccgcacggcagggcatagaacgaagggaactccatatggtttctggaaggcagattttgatggacagttttttttttgacaccatgtcccattagaagccccccctgatgtatcctagactagaaactccaaaaaagtgaccccatctaagaaactacacccctcaaggtattcaaaagttactttacaaactatgttaaccctttaggtgttccacaaaactaaatagcgaatgtagaaacaattttagaatttaatttttttgttacattgcctcaaaaagagtaatatagagcaaccaaaaatcaaatttacccctaaaatagtcccaaaacaacaaccaccttatcccgtagtttcctagatggggtcacttttatggagtttctactctaggggtgcatcagggggcttgaaagggtacatggtgtaaataaaccagtccagcaaaatctgccttccaaaaaccatatggcgttccccttcttctatgtcctgccgtttagccaaatagtagtttacgaccacatatggggtgtttctgcaaactacagaatcagggcaacccattttgagtgttgtttggcagttaacccttgttttactcctggaaaaaattgattatattggaaaattttccaaaaaatagaaatttcaaaattgtttctccatctgccattaactcttgtggaacacctaaagggttaacaaagtttgtaaacccagttttgaataccttgaggggtgtactttcttagatggagtcacttttttgaaatttctattctaggggtgcaacagggggcttcaaatgggacatggtataaacaaaaccagtcctgccaaatctgccttccaaaacccatatggtgttcccctccttctatgtgctaccgttcggccaaacagtagtttacgaccacatatggggtgtttttgcaaactacagaatcagggcaacccattttgagtgttgtttggcagttaacccttgttttactcctggaaaaaattgattatattggaaaattttccaaaaaatagaaatttcaaaattgtttctccatctgccattaactcttgtggaacacctaaagggttaacaaagtttgtaaacccagttttgaataccttgaggggtgtactttcttagatggagtcacttttttgaaatttctattctaggggtgcaacagggggcttcaaatgggacatggtataaacaaaaccagtcctgccaaatctgccttccaaaacccatatggtgttcccctccttctatgtgctaccgttcggccaaacagtagtttacgaccacatatggggtgtttttgcaaactacagaatcagggcaacccattttgagtgttgtttggcagttaacccttgttttactcctggaaaaaattgattatattggaaaattttccaaaaaatataaatttcaaaattgtttctccatctgccattaactcttgtggaacacctaaagggttaacaaagtttgtaaacccagttttgaataccttgaggggtgtactttcttagatggagtcacttttttgaaatttctattctaggggtgcaacagggggcttcaaatgggacatggtataaacaaaaccagtcctgccaaatctgccttccaaaacccatatggtgttcccctccttctatgtgctaccgttcggccaaacagtagtttacaaccacatatggggtgtttatgaaaactacagaatcagggcaacccattttgagtgttgtttggcagttaacccttgttttactcctggaaaaaattgattatattggaaaattttccaaaaaatataaatttcaaaattgtttctccatctgccattaactcttgtggaacacctaaagggttaacaaagtttgtaaacccagttttgaataccttgaggggtgtactttcttagatggagtcacttttttgaaatttctattctaggggtgcaacagggggcttcaaatgggacatggtataaacaaaaccagtcctaccaaatctgccttccaaaacccatatggtgttcccctccttctatgtgctaccgttcggccaaacagtagtttacgaccacatatggggtgtttttgcaaactacagaatcagggcaacccattttgagtgttgtttggcagttaacccttgttttactcctggaaaaaattgattatattggaaaattttccaaaaaatataaatttcaaaattgtttctccatctgccattaactcttgtggaacacctaaagggttaacaaagtttgtaaacccagttttgaataccttgaggggtgtactttcttagatggagtcacttttttgaaatttctattctaggggtgcaacagggggcttcaaatgggacatggtataaacaaaaccagtcctaccaaatctgccttccaaaacccatatggtgttcccctccttctatgtgctaccgttcggccaaacagtagtttacgaccacatatggggtgtttttgcaaactacagaatcagggcaacccattttgagtgttgtttggcagttaacccttgttttactcctggaaaaaattgattatattggaaagttttccaaaaaatataaatttcaaaattgtttctccatctgccattaactcttgtggaacacctaaagggttaacaaagtttgtaaacccagttttgaataccttgaggggtgtactttcttagatggagtcacttttttgaaatttctattctaggggtgcaacagggggcttcaaatgggacatggtataaacaaaaccagtcctaccaaatctgccttccaaaacccatatggtgttcccctccttctatgtgctaccgttcggccaaacagtagtttacgaccacatatggggtgtttttgcaaactacagaatcagggcaacccattttgagtgttgtttggcagttaacccttgttttactcctggaaaaaattgattatattggaaagttttccaaaaaatagaaatttcaaaattgtttctccatctgccattaactcttgtggaacacctaaagggttaacaaagtttgtaaacccagttttgaataccttgaggggtgtactttctaagatggagtcacttttttgaaatttctattctaggggtgcaacagggggcttcaaatgggacatggtataaacaaaaccagtcctgccaaatctgccttccaaaacccatatggtgttcccctccttctatgtgctaccgttcggccaaacagtagtttacgaccacatatggggtgtttttgcaaactacagaatcagggcaacccattttgagtgttgtttggcagttaacccttgttttactcctggaaaaaattgattatattggaaaattttccaaaaaatataaatttcaaaattgtttctccatctgccattaactcttgtggaacacctaaagggttaacaaagtttgaaaaaacagttttgaataccttga includes:
- the LOC120979827 gene encoding noggin-like, which gives rise to MEKYMLFIWLMPLGILWSPVYSGNTAKTKSFHETQADAVMGTLQRRISSGTRPYSLSRSPLDYHYSPKPKHLKIPRLLRILGSSFDPFWMSVENPVENDTTSHSSAFSQDLFDGASRYRKKLTQEAQNIDFASLKLPAELSANSSHVVLSELRQWLVQRASCKLTSTWVDLGPVFWPRWVRHTDCDERNTACSWPPGMECRQAQLTQIKLLAWHCWMQDAGKGWASQNCMWRLVPYPVVAACKCACR